The Rhea pennata isolate bPtePen1 chromosome 5, bPtePen1.pri, whole genome shotgun sequence nucleotide sequence GCAGGTTTGGATATGAAACAATCACTGCATGTCTGTATATATAGTTTCAGCTGAAACtatataaaaaatgttaagTGATTGAAATGACActcagaatgtattttttaacaaggtatttttttttaaggcagaatTTCAAAACCTTATTGATAccctttgctttattttgcagattGTTTAAACAAGGACAATTAAGAGAAAcattgaattatttaaaaaatctaatattACAGCTACACTGTAATTTTATTGCTTACCTTATGTTGCGAAAATCTCTAAGATCTCTTTTGTATTGGGGGGTTACGTGTAATAAAATAGAACTTCTATgcttttaagtatatttttccaGACTGTTTTAAATACACTCAAGGGATATATGACCCCCAAATAGATAACAACAGGTAAGGAGAACAGCAtcagaaaaagtgactttttGCCTTATGTTTTGCACATGTATATGCACAGTTATTTATGAAAGTGGATAAACTGATAATCAAAAAGTGTCAGTGTGTAtgaaaagaagaattatttcCAGTTGCATGGTCATGTTTCCAAGATGTCAGGGCTGTGGCATCAGTCTGGAGTGGCATACTGGTCGGTGTGTTTGAATAGAAGTCAAAGTAGATAATGATGAAGGTAGTAAAGAGAAACAGATCgaaatccaaaaataaaagattatttaaatatCATCTAAAACTGACAGCATAAGGTAAAACAATGTAATGAACTAGAATTCctgcagctgagaaaagggagagatttCATTCATCTCTGAAGTACATTAATCCATGGCATTGTAGAACATAAAGCATAAGCAAaccaaaataacataaaagctGTCTCAGTACTTTATTGTAGCTTGAAAACAGAGAATACAGTGTTGTGTTATTctaagaaaatgtcttttcttagAAATACTTCATTCTTAGAGAGAATTTCAAATCCTCATCAACTGTCTCAACCTGCTTAACAGCTACTTTGCTGTAATACAAATAACGTCAAAATGTTCAGAACATCACTAGGAAATTGGTAGAAATAGCATTATATTCTAAGCAAAGGGAAATATGGCAGCATACTTTGACCTTTGTGCTTATAAGGTTAGCTCTGTCTTAGTGGTAGAGTATGCTGAGTCTTTAAAGTTCCAGTCTAAAGTGTGATAAACACCggtttaaaaagcaataatgtttcattagcttttttttctctttatctgcTCCAAAATAAGCatgaatctatttttttttgctgtcctttttttttttttaaagctactcTAAGAATTCCTTACAATAAAAGCTTACAAATCTTTCCTGCAAGGTGGAGAACATTAGAAATAATGTCTTAGACTTTTAGCATTGTGtcatgttttaatgttttacttgGCAGCTAGTGGCATCAACAGCAATTGAAGTCTGTTGTGTCCATTTCTTCTCattaattctctttcttttccacttgaGTGAGACCGCCAAAACCAATTCCTTTGGGACCAAAATTTTTTGCATAGCAAACTGCaaaagaaggagaggagggaaatagtgttctgaatattttcacgtagtaataaatcatttttgcttttcagtactATTTATAAATTTAAGTTTATGAATAGCAAGAAGGAAATTTGAAATAGTGTCTTCCTCAGGAATATTAACATATAACAGAGAAGGTGTTATACATACTAGAATTTGCATACTAGAATTAAGCAAAAATGTCACATCTGATGTCTTAACCTTCAGAAACTGTGTATGTTTAAGATCTAAgttacagtttcattaaaatttgcttttctgtttgcatagACTGGTAGGGGTAAGATTTTTTCAAAGGTGATTAAAAGAACTAGAGTGTAGTCCAGCACTACTGGTGGTAGTTTAAGCAATCATATTACTCTTATCTTGCTAAGCATATGCATGGTTACTTATAGCAACTCTGCCTAGGAAGTAGTAATGACCAGCTATTTCTTAACATATGTGAACTAGATCATTTGCAGTTGTCTTTTTGCACCCAGCACCACAGAACACAAGGATTTTTCTTTATGATTCTCTGTAAAGTTCAGTCACAGcaaaattttgcatatttttccctttaagcCATTTTTAAGAATCAAATTCCTCAATATTGTTGACCTGAGGAGAATATCTGGATGTATAATTTAGCATGAAAGCATTATCTTCTGTACTACTAATATATATGAAGCATCTTAactcatatttttaagaattccAATTAGGACCATGACTTTAAACTGAAGAGCTGTGAAGGTCTATATCCTCGTGGAATTCTTTACAGTGAGTGAGATTGTACAGGTACAAGTATCTGCACAAACAGTTCGggggctcctgcagagcattgatgataactttttgacagaGGTGGTGGAAGAACCAACAAGGaggggtgtcctgctggaccttgtactagcaaagaaggactggttggagaatgaaggttgggggcagccttggttgcagtgaccatgagatggtggagttcaggatcctgcgtGGAGGAAGCAAGCCAATAAGTAGGATATCAACCccggacttcaggagagcagactttagcttcttcagagacctacttgaAGGAgtcccatgggttaaggccctagagggaaggggggagaggtcaaggagagctggctagtattcaagctcaagagcgatgcatcccaaggagaaagaagttcaGTAAAGGGAAcaagagacctgcatggatgagcaaggagcgcctgacaaaactcagaagaagaaagcacagagaatgtggaagaggggacaggctgcttgggaggattataagaatgttgtcagagtatgcagggatgtgacaaggaaggctaaagcccatttggaattaaatctggcaagggatgtcaagggccacaagaagggcttcttcaaatacattagtagcaagaggaggactagggaaaatgtgggccaaCTGCTGAACGGGGTGGGGACTCTGGTGATGAATGATACCAAGAAGCCAGAagtactgaatgccttctttgcttcagtcttcactgttaagggcagccctcaggaatcccagagcctgagggcaagggagaaagtctggagaaaggaagactttcctttggtcaaggaggatcaggttagagatcttttaggcaagcttgacatccacaaatccatgggcccgaatgggatgcacccatgagtgctgagggagctggcaggtgTTTTTGCTAGGTCACTCTCCATCATCTgtgaaaggttgtggagaactggagaggtgcctgaggactggaagaaagccagtgtcactccagtcttcaaaaagggcaagaaggaggacccaggcaactatagacCAGTCAACTCTATCCTTGGAAAGATGATAggacagctcattctggatgtcatctccaagcatgtggaggaaaagaagctgatcaggagtagtcagcaggTATTCACCAGGGGGAAATTCTGGTTAactaatctgatagccttctaggatggaatgactggctgggtagatgaggggagagcagtggacgttgtgtaccttgacttcagcaaggcttccaacactgtctcctgtaacattCTCAGAGGCAAGCTCAGAaaatgtgggttagacaagtgcacagtgaggtggattgagaactggctgaaaggcagagctcagagggttgttctcagtggtgcagagtctaattggaggcctgtggctagtggagtcccccagggctcagtactgggtcccatcctgttcaacgtTTTCATCAGTggcctggatgaggggacagagtgcctcctcagcaagtttgctgatgatatcaagctgggaggagtggctgatacacctgagggctgtgctgccattcagagagatctggacaggctggagagctgggcagagaggaacctcatgaggttcaacaagggcaactgcagagtcctgcacctagggagaaataaccctaggcaccagtataggctgggggctgaccttctggagagcagctctgcagagaaggacctgggagtgctgggggatgacaggttgaccatgagccagcaatgtgcccttgtggccaagaaggccaacggtccCCTGGGGCGCATTAGGAagcgtgttgccagcaggtcaagggaggtgattgTCtacctctactcagccctggggaggtctcatctcgagtactgcgtccagttctgggctccccagtacaagagagacatggagctactggagagagcccagcgtagggctacgaggatgatccgagggctggagcacctgccctgcgaggaacggctgcgagagctgggtctgtttggcctggggaagagaagactgaggggggatcttatcagtgtctacaaatagCTTAAGggggggtgtcaagaggactcttttcagtggtgcccagagacaggacatgagacaatgggcacaaattgaatcacaggaagttctgcctgaatatgaggaggaatttctttactgtgagagtgacagagcactggagcagattattcagagaagctgtggtgtctccttctgtggagatattcaaaacctgcctggacatgatcctgtctaaaATCCTCTAGATTATGttagcaggggggttggactaggtaatttccagaggtccctgagaacctcaaccattctgtgatctgCCCAGCAGGTGTGGCCAGTGTTCCTGTTAGTAGGTCAGAGGTTGAATTTCAGAGGATATCATGTTTGTAGAAGActtaaaacttcaaaatttaGATGTTAAAAGTAGAAGATGCAGCCGCAGCTTTGCAGTagctcttctctttgctttcagaaagttgttttaaaaggtaaaattaaatttcatgaAGTTGTTAGGCATGTAACAAGAAAAATCATGATGACTATACTAGGTCAAAAAAgaataatcttaaaaatattgacTCAGTAACCTATCTCAGCTCATTACAATTCTTACCTTTACAGTAGAGCTCTCCGTCTTTGTCTGTAACATTTGTAGATTCTAAACTCTTTCCACAAATAGCACAGCGGAAGCATGTCTTATGCCATGGCTGAGGAAATTGAGACAGCTCattttgttacagaaaatacacagcCCACAGATACGAGAAATAAAGAACTATTGTTTTTTATAGTGCAAAGAGGTTAAAATTGTCCTGTTGGTTGTAACTGCTTCCATTTTTAGTCATGCTAGATTAGTCTGCTGGTGTTCTTAAACTACCATCCTAAGGTCTTACCCAGTGACTTTCTTGCCGATGGAGATCTAGTAAATGGCTGAGCACTATAGATACTATTCTTTCTAGTCACAGAATCCCTTTAATGTAACTGCGTTCAGCACTACaagtaaactttaaaaatataaaggtCCACAGAGATGTTTCTAGAATGATAGTGGCAGAGTCGGTAGCCTGTAGAGTAGCCAACAAGAGGAAGTTGTCCCTCAAGTATCATTAAGATGCAAAAAGCTGAAGAATGCTTATGCAAAAGCACGTGATTTTTAACATGAAAGTTGGCATGTTTACTCCAGCAGTTTACTAATccatcctcatttttttttaccacttcTTCCTGTCTCATTGAATAACATGAGAATCACTGTCCTAAAATGGAGCTGGTTTTATGTCTAGAGGCTATGAACTATAGCCTCCCCATTTAAATGTATGGACATATCTTTGCTTCAACCTCCTGGTTAAAGTAACTTCAGTAGAGATATGTAGGTTCTTTGGATGCAAAGTTGGGCTCCAAATTAGTAGAGGCCAAAAGCTATTACTGCTCAATAAAGCATTCTTTGAGAAGTAATTACCTAGCCTTCTCTACAAGGCCAGGGACGGATGGAGCAGTAAAGATTCAAGtttgtagagtttttttttgtttgtttgtgtttttttggtgatgggtttggggagggggtgcaTGGGAGGTGAGCGGTGGTGAATATTGCTCCTCCAAGTGAGGATTCTGTGCATTGTCAGCTATTATTTTGAGCTATAAAGATGAATTAGTTGTAATTCAtcactatttttaataaattttttatttctagaactAGACTTTGTTTTTAGAAAGTAACTACTACttacttttcctcctcccattATCTTCTCTGCAGCATATACAGATTTGCCACAACGGGGACATTTATCCACATCTACAATCTTTTTGGCAAACTTTGAAGGATTAGTTGGTGTAGAAGGGCGAGCAGGCTTCGGTGATCCCCTAAAACAGAAGTTCTCGGTATTTAAAACATTGCTTATAATGTTATCTTCGttccagaaatgtattttcttttttactttctttcccccccccccctctcttttaaggaataaaaagtTCAAGTACTGAGTCTTAGAcatccaaaggaaaaaatatatatatatatgtatgtatattctGTGGAATAGTGTTGCATGGTTGAAGATACTGTAACCACTGATATTTCCTTAAATGGGTTAAGTAGTAGGTGGTTGTAGATGTACATGGagctgaggaaaggctgcaagagctgagcctgtttagacttgataagattccccccccccgcctccaccgtcttctcttctcagtgtctacaaatagcttaagggagggtgtcaagaggatggggacaaactcttttcagttgtcccatgtgacaggactagaggcaatgggcagaaactgaaccacaggaagttccacctgaacatgagggggaatttcttcactgtgagagtgacggagcattggggcaggttgcccagagaagttgtggagtctccttctctggagatattcaaaacctgcctggacatgatactgtctaacatgttctaggtgaccctaattgagcagggggcttggactacgtaacctccagaggtccctttcaacctcaaccattctgtgattctgtgacagtggctacatgcagaaaaaattatatttaacaaaaagcaaaagttaaaaaaaaaaaagaaaaaaaaaagaaagaaaaacccctTTGTTTTTATGAGAGGCAAAAGGGGGAACACAAACCAAAATCTATGTCCTGGGTAACTGGCTGGGTGCTAGTACTCAACTCACTACTTGCTAGTAGTGAGCAAGTcatgaaaagaaacataaattttacatgctgttctttctctggTCGCTTTGAAGTTTTGGCAGGTGACTGTGGTTCTTAGTTGGCCTACAAAAGGCCTGTACTGTGCCAGGGtcaaaagcatcagaaaagtACTGTGCTTTATTTCTGGAATATCAGCCTAAGTCTTGTGTTAGCTGTTAGTCATTCACAGAATGACTTTCGAATTACTGGATTGTTGGACTGCAAGAGGTTATTAAATCTACAGGAGATGATGGTTTCTGATACAGAACTCTATCCATAATGGATGCATGTCTTGTAAGAGGATACAGTTAAAGACAtttctttaagtttttatttcctgcatAGTATATTTGTTAATTGGCTTCATTGTGATAATGCTGGAAGAAAGCATTGTTGATCTAGGAACACACTGagaatcagtttaaaaaattctgtgagAAATGTACCATCAGAGATAATTATGTGCAGCTGAGGCCTTTTGAAGATGGTATCCTATTAGGATTCCTTTGTTCAGAAAGGGCATTCAAGCCATAGGGAGaattaagaaacattttctctaTAAAAGGGAGAGTATGTGGTATTGTGATTATTTCtttaacagtaaaacaaaagcGTATTTCAGTCTCTGATAGGTTtaaggaggggaggggg carries:
- the CSRP3 gene encoding cysteine and glycine-rich protein 3 — its product is MPNWGGGAKCGACEKTVYHAEEIQCNGRSFHKTCFLCMGCRKALDSTTVAAHESEIYCKTCYGRKYGPKGIGFGQGAGCLSTDTGDHLGLNLQQGSPKPARPSTPTNPSKFAKKIVDVDKCPRCGKSVYAAEKIMGGGKPWHKTCFRCAICGKSLESTNVTDKDGELYCKVCYAKNFGPKGIGFGGLTQVEKKEN